The genomic segment CGCCCTGGCGCCGCAGGGGACGCTGGTCTCGTGCACCAGCACCTGCGGCCTGTTCTTCAAGATTCCCGGCCGACTGGGGGATACGCCCGTCGTGGGCGCCGGCATCTACACCGACGACCGCGCCGGGTCATGCGGCGCGACCGGCCGGGGCGAGGCGACCATCGCCACGTGCGGCTCGCACACGGTCGTCGAGTTCATGCGCCAGGGCCTGTCGCCGGTGGAGAGCGGCCTGCGTGCCCTGAAGCGGATCGCCGAGGCCGAGAAGAACCCCCGCCACCTGTTCCCCGACGGCCGGCCGCGGTTCCAGGTCAAGTTCTTCTGCATGAATCCGCGCGGCGAGACCGCGGGGATCGCCATGTGGGCCGGCCCCCGCTATGCCGTCTGCAACGGGGCCCGCGCCGCCCTCAGGGACTGCGTCTCCCTGTTCGGCAAGCCCCCCCAGCCGCTGTAGGCCCCGGCCCGCCCGCGGGGACCGTCTGACCGTGCGCCGGCCCCCGGCTTGCCCGCCGAGGGCCGGGACATTAGATTTTCGAGCGGCCTCGAGGCCTGTCGTGCGGAGGGTGCCCCTGGAAAACATCGGAGATCTGGAGCTGCTCATCGCTTCGCACAACTCGATCGTGGCGATCGAGAGCGCCGAAGAGGAGCGCGTGCGCACCCTGGTCGCGGAGGCGGCGGTGCGCCAGGAGCTGCCGTTCTTCGAGTGGAAGGTGACCACCGGCCTCCTGCGGATGGGTACGGCGGATCCGATCGATGAGACGGAGAAGCCGGCCCTGGCGCTGAAGGCGGCGGCCGGGATGCGGACCGAGGCGGTCTACCTCTTCTACGATCTGCACAAGTACTTCGAGGACCCGGCGATCCTGCGGGCCCTCCGAGACATCGGCGAGGCCTTCGCGGCCGACCGGCGAACCCTCGTCCTGTGCGCCCCGGCCCTCGACATCCCGGACGACCTGAAGGCCTGCTCCGCGCGGATCCGCCTCGAGTTGCCGGACGTGGAGGCGCTCCGCGAGCTGACCGTGCGCACGCTGCGCGGGCTGGGAGCGCCGCAGCGGATCAAGATCGACCTGTCCCTCCCCGAGATCGGCCAGTTGATCGACTCGCTGCGCGGTCTGACCCTCCAGGAGGCGCAGCGGGTCCTGATGGCCGCGGCGCTGGACGACCTGCGCCTCGACAAGAAGGATTTCAGGCACATCCTGGAGCGCAAGAAGAGCCTGATCGCCGGCGACGGAGTGCTCGATCTCGAGGCCCAGGACGCCACCCTGCTTCAGATAGGCGGCCTCGATCATCTCAAAGCCTGGCTGAAGAGGCGCGCCGCCGGGTTCTCACCCGAAGCGCAGAAGCACGGCCTCGAGGCGCCCAAGGGGATCCTCCTGATCGGCGTCCAGGGGTGCGGCAAGAGCCTCTGCGCCAGGGCGGTGGCCAGCGAGTGGGGACTGCCTCTGCTGCGGCTCGAGGCGGGGGCTCTCTACGACAAGTTCGTCGGCGAGTCCGAAAGAAAGCTCCGTGCCGCCCTGGCGACGGCCGAGGCGATGGCGCCGTGCGTCCTCTGGATCGACGAGATCGAGAAGGGCTTCTCCGGACGGACCGGCGCGGAGTCCGACGGCGGCCTGTCGCGACGGATCTTCGGCACGTTCGTCTCGTGGCTGCAGGACCGCAGGCGACCGGTGTGCGTGACCGCCACCGCCAATGACATTCAGGCGCTCCCGCCCGAGCTGCTGCGCAAGGGGCGCTTCGACGAGATCTTCTTCGTCGACCTGCCGGGCGATGCAGCCCGCCGCTCCATCGTCGCGGTGCACCTGGCCAAGCGGAGCCTGGAACCGAAGGAGTTCGGCCTGGCGGAGCTGGCCGCCGCCAGCGAGGGGTTCAGCGGCGCGGAGATCGAAGCCGCGATCGTCTCGGCCCTGTACTCCGCCTTCAGCGACCGGCAATCCGTGTCGACGGCCCACGTCCTCGCGGAGATCCGCAAGGCGGTCCCCCTGTCCCGCACCTGCCGCGAGGCGATCGACGCGTTGCGCGAGTGGGCCAGGGGGCGCACCGTTCCGGCCGCGAGCGACCCGGTCCGGCCCGCGACCAGCGCCGCCTGATCCCCGCCGTCAGCCCGAGCCCCGGCTCCCCGCCAGGCGTGCCAGCCAGGTGAGAACGGACAGCCCCAGCCCGCCCCAGACGCAGGCGGCCATGAGCCGTTGCTTGATGCCGCCTGCGAGGTCGCGCCCCGCCACCGCCTCGGTCCCCGTCCAGGCGGCGGCCACCGCGAGGCCGGACAGCACAAGCCACCCGGCGGCATGCATCGCCAGGCTCTCCCTCCAGAGGCCACGGGCAAACAGGCATGTGGCGCGGGTGAGGCCGCAGGTCAGGCACGGCAGGCCGGTGACGCGGTGCCAGAGGCAGAGGTCGATGGGCAGCGGTCGATCCGGAGGCAGCACGAACGTGCCGGCGAGGCACGCACCGGCGGCCAGCGCGACGACGAGGCGATCGCTCCGCAGCGGCGGCACGACTACGCCGGCGCCTGGGACGCCTGTCTCTTCTTCGCCTGCAGGAACCGGTAGGCCAGGCCGAGGGCGGTCATGTTGACGGCCAGGGCGACGAACACCCCGACGCAGAAGACCAGAAGGCCCAGCAGGCACACCAGCAGGCAGGCGAGGGCCAGGAGGAAGAGGCGCCAGCGGTACCCCTCCGTCAGCCGGGAGCTCTCCCGCATCGCCTCCCAGAAGCCGAGCGGCGTCTCGCCGATCACCGGGAGGGTGAACATCCACATGATCGCCAGGATGATCCCTGGAACGACGAGACACACGATACCCAGCACGATCAGGATCGAGGAGACGAGATGCGCCAGGAAGGCGTCGCCGAAGCGATCGAATCCCTGAAACATTCTTCCCACGTCTGGCTTGCGGCCGTCGATCGTCCCGAGGACCTCCCGCCAGATGCCGACCATGAGGGCCCCGCCGATGATGAACTGTGCGCAGGCGCCGAGGTACGGCACCAGGCCGCAAATGGCCCAATAGATCAAGAACATGGCGGACAGCGGCAGCCAGTGCGGCTTGACGACGTCCCAGCCCCTGCCGATGAACTCCCACACGCGGAATTCCGCCGGCAGGGGCACGACGACCGACGGCGGGCCCTGGGCGGGCTGGCCCGGCGGCCCGGCGGCGCCGGTGTCGCGCGGCGGGAAGACATCGGCGAGCTCGGGCATCTTGCCGGCGTAGATCGTGCCGCCGCTCGACTTGCGGATGTGCGTGGCATGGACGACGCGCCCCTCCTTCGCCCATTGCCTGAGGGTCTCGAGATCGGCGGGGCCGTACTCCTTCCCGTCGGCCGCGACGACCCAGTACTGGTCCTGGCCGCTCACTCGAAGCGCAGCGGCAATATCTTGGAGACGCCCGGCTCTTCCATGGTGACTCCGTAAAGGAGGTCTGCCGCCTCCATGCTCTTGCGGTTGTGGGTGATCAGGATGAACTGCGTGTCGGTCCGTAATTCTTGAAGCAGCCTGGTGAACCGCTCGACGTTCGCCTCGTCGAGGGGGGCATCCACTTCGTCGAGGATGCAGAACGGCGACGGCCGGTAGCGGAAGAGCGAGACCAGAAGGGCGACCGCGGTCAGGGCCTTCTCGCCGCCCGACAGAAGGGCGATCTTCTGCAGCCTCTTGCCCGGGGGCTGCGCCACGACCTCGACCCCCGCCTCGAGAACGTCCTCTTCGTCCTCCGACAGGCGCAGCTCGGCCTTGCCGCCGCCGAACAGGGTCGTGAAGCAGACCTGGAAGTGCCCCTGGATCGCCTCGAAGGCGTCCTTGAACCGATCGCGCGCCTCGCGGTTGATGGTCCTGATGGTCTCGCGCAGGGAGGCGATCGCCTGCTCCAGGTCGGCCTTCTGCGCCGTGAGAAAGGCGAACCGCTCCTCGAGGTCCGTCTGCTGCTCGACGGCCATCAGGTTGACCGGGCCGCTCGTTTCGATCTCGGTCCGGATGCGCTGCACCTCGGCCTCGCGCTCTTCGAGCGGCACGCCGTCGTCCTGAGGCGGCGGCGCCAGGCGGAGCGCTTCGACCGTCGTCGCCAGCTCGTCGCGGCAGGAGCGCTCGAGGTGCTCGCGATCGGCGTCGATCCGCGCCAGGTGCAGCTCGCGCTCCTGCTGCCTCTCGCGCACGGTCCCGTGCGCGGCGCGCCCCTCCTTGACCGCCTGCTCGCGGGCGTGCACGAGGCTCCGCTCGTACGCCAGCCCGGCGTGCGCCGACTCGTCGCGCGCCGTCGCCCCCGCCCGGGCGGTCAGGGCGGCCTGGCACTGCGTCTCGAGGGCCCCCTCCTGCTCCCGGATCTGCGCGGAACGGAGGCGCCACTCGTCGCGCTCCGCCGCGCGCCGCGCGAGCGTCGCCTGCAGGTCGCGCAGGCTCTCCTCCAGGCCCTCTCTCTCGCGCAGGCCGGCGCCGAGCCTGGCCTCGCCGGCCAGATGAGCCGCGCGCGCCTCGGCCGATTCCCGGCGCGCCCGATCGAGGTCGGCGCGGGACGCCGCCAGCGTGGCGGCGGCCGCCTGGATGGCCTCTTCCGTGGCCCGGCGGGTGGCCTCCGAAGCCTCGAGGACGGCGGCGAGGCGTTCCGCCTCCGAGCCGCCGGACTGCAGCTCGCGCTCCAGGCGGGCCTGCTCCCCCAGCAGCAACGGCAGCGTCCGGTCGATGCGGTCGAGCTCGGCGCGCGCCTGCTGCATTCTCAGGTCGTTCTCGAAGGCGGCCCTCGAGCCCTCCTGCACGCAGGCGGCCGCGGCCTCCAGACGGAGCGCCGCGCCGGCACGTTCCTCCCTCAGGCCGATGAGGTCGGCCTCGGCCGTCGCGCGTGCCGCCTCCACCCCGGAGATCTGGCGGGCGATGTCCTCCCGTTCGGCCCGTCGCGCCAGGAGCCAGTGCTGCAGCGCCCGTCCGTCTCCACCCGTGATCGCCCCGTCCAGCCGGACGATGTCCCCCTGGGGCGTCACGTAGGCGAACGCCGGGTGGGACCGCCTCAAGTCGAGCGCCCTGTCCAGGTCTTCGACCAGGAGCGTCCGGGAGAGGATGCGGGCGATCGGCCCGGGCGGGGCGCCCGCGATGCGGTCGGCGAGGCGGCCGATCACTCCGGGCTGGCGCGCGGCCTCCCCGGGTCCGCCCGTCTCCTCCGCGGAGGACGGCCCCACCTCCTCCGCCACGAACGAGACGCGCCCGCGGGCGCTGGTCCTCAGGTATCCGATGCCGCGCGCCGCCGCGTCGTCGCCGTCGACCACCACCCCCTCGAGCAGATCTCCGAGCGTCGCCTCGATGGCCTTCTCGAGCCCGCGAGGCACGTCGAGGCGATCCCCCACGACGCCGCGCGCCGCGACGCCGCCCGCTCCGCCCAGGAGGTCGCCGACGCCCTCCGAGAATCCGGCGCGCTGCCTTTCGAGCTCGTCCAGGGCGGCCAGGCGCTCCGCCATGACGGCGGCGCGTCCCTTCAGCTCCTCCGCCCGTCCCTCGGCCGCGGCGAGCCGTGCGGCCGCCTCGCGATCGGTCCCCAGGCTCGCGTCATGCGCCGAGGCGGCGGCGCGAGCCCGATCGGAGCCCGCCTCGCTCTCGCGCTCGAGCGTCGCGACCTGGGCGTCCAGCCGCTGGCGGGCGGCGCGCAGGTCGCCGGTCTCGCGTCCGGCCTTTTCGAGGGAGGCGCGCGCCAGGCGCGCCTGCTCCTCGAGCATCGCCCGGCGGCGCGTGGCGGCGGCCATGGTTTCGATCTCTCCGAGGAGGCGCGCCCGCGCAGCCTCCAGCCCCGCCTCGAGCGACACGATGTGTCTGGCGCGCTCGCCGTCATCCGCGTCGTCCGCCTGGTTCGCCGCCGTGCCCTGCCTCTGCGACGACTCCAGGGCGGCCAGCTCGGCCACGACCGCGGCGAGCCTCGCCTCCCTCTCGGACAGCCTGGTCGCAAGGGACGTCAGCTCCCCTTCGACTTCGGCGAGCCGCGCTTCGAGTTCCCGCCCCTGCTCCCTCCCCGATCGGACGCGCTCCTGGATGCGGTCGATCTCCAGGTCGAAGGCGTGGATCTCCTCGCGCCGACGGCGGGCCGAGGCCTCCCCCTCCTCCAGCTGCAGCCGCAGGCGCTCGAGATCGGCTTCGCCGGCGGCCAGCCCCGAGGCCACCGCCGCCTCTTCGGCGCGCAGCGCCTCGATCGCCGCCGCGGTGGCGTCCCGATCCGCGTCGAGCGCGACCAGGCGGCGCTGAGCCAGGTCCAGGCGTTTCGCGCGCAGGCTCTCGACCAGTCGTTGATAGCGCCGGGCCTTTCCCGCCTGCCGGCGCAGGGTCTGGATCTGCTTCTCGACCTCCACGACGATGTCGTTGATCCGCAGCAGGTTCGCGTGGGCCGCCTCCAGCTTCACCTCCGCCTGACGCCGCTTTCCCTTGTACCCCAGGATTCCCGCGGCCTCCTCGAACATGGCGCGCCGGTCCTTCGGCCGCGCCGCCAGGACCTGGTCGATCTTCCCCTGCTCGATGGTCGAGTACAGCCGCGAGCCGATGTCGGTCTTGGCGAGCAGGTCCATGATGTCCTTCAGCCGGCAGCGGGCTCCGTTCAGGATGTACTCGCTCTCCCCCGAGCGGTAGATGCGGCGCGTGACCACCACGTCTTCCGGAATCTCTTCGATGCCGGTGACCAGGAGCCCGGCCGGCCCGCCCTCCCCTTTGGTCGCAACCGGGATCGGGACCTGGAAGTCGGCGGCGGCCGGCGGGGCCGCCGCGGGCCCCGACGCAGCCACGGGCTCCGGAACCGGAATGGAATCCGGCGCCCGCACGGGATCGGCGTCGTGCCCATTGCCGGCCGCGTGACCGTTGCCACCGCCTCGCCCGTTGGTGCGCCCGTTTCCGTTGCCGCGCGAGCGGTCGTTTCCTGCCAGGAGGATGTTCTTGAAATGGAGGGAGACCTCCGCCATGCCGAGAGGCCGGCGCCCCTCGCTGCCGTTGAAGATCACGTCCTCCATCCGGTCGCTGCGCAGGGAGCTGGCGCGCTGCTCTCCGAGCACCCAGGAGATCGCGTCGCCGATATTGCTCTTGCCGCAACCGTTTGGCCCGACCACGGCGGTGATGCCGTCCGGGAAGTCGAACCGCGTGCGGCCGTAGAACGATTTGAAGCCGAGGATTTCCATCCGGTCGAGCTTGAGGATCCGGGCCATCAGTCTCCTGCTGCGGACTGGCGAGGAGGAGCCAGCAAGGTGGGAATCTTAGCACAGGGGCCTGGGCGGAGCCCGGAAATCTCCCAGATGTTGGGGCTCATTCGTCCGCACGCACAGGA from the Candidatus Polarisedimenticolia bacterium genome contains:
- a CDS encoding glycerophosphoryl diester phosphodiesterase membrane domain-containing protein translates to MSGQDQYWVVAADGKEYGPADLETLRQWAKEGRVVHATHIRKSSGGTIYAGKMPELADVFPPRDTGAAGPPGQPAQGPPSVVVPLPAEFRVWEFIGRGWDVVKPHWLPLSAMFLIYWAICGLVPYLGACAQFIIGGALMVGIWREVLGTIDGRKPDVGRMFQGFDRFGDAFLAHLVSSILIVLGIVCLVVPGIILAIMWMFTLPVIGETPLGFWEAMRESSRLTEGYRWRLFLLALACLLVCLLGLLVFCVGVFVALAVNMTALGLAYRFLQAKKRQASQAPA
- a CDS encoding AAA family ATPase, which codes for MRRVPLENIGDLELLIASHNSIVAIESAEEERVRTLVAEAAVRQELPFFEWKVTTGLLRMGTADPIDETEKPALALKAAAGMRTEAVYLFYDLHKYFEDPAILRALRDIGEAFAADRRTLVLCAPALDIPDDLKACSARIRLELPDVEALRELTVRTLRGLGAPQRIKIDLSLPEIGQLIDSLRGLTLQEAQRVLMAAALDDLRLDKKDFRHILERKKSLIAGDGVLDLEAQDATLLQIGGLDHLKAWLKRRAAGFSPEAQKHGLEAPKGILLIGVQGCGKSLCARAVASEWGLPLLRLEAGALYDKFVGESERKLRAALATAEAMAPCVLWIDEIEKGFSGRTGAESDGGLSRRIFGTFVSWLQDRRRPVCVTATANDIQALPPELLRKGRFDEIFFVDLPGDAARRSIVAVHLAKRSLEPKEFGLAELAAASEGFSGAEIEAAIVSALYSAFSDRQSVSTAHVLAEIRKAVPLSRTCREAIDALREWARGRTVPAASDPVRPATSAA
- a CDS encoding DUF2752 domain-containing protein, with translation MPPLRSDRLVVALAAGACLAGTFVLPPDRPLPIDLCLWHRVTGLPCLTCGLTRATCLFARGLWRESLAMHAAGWLVLSGLAVAAAWTGTEAVAGRDLAGGIKQRLMAACVWGGLGLSVLTWLARLAGSRGSG
- the smc gene encoding chromosome segregation protein SMC, whose product is MARILKLDRMEILGFKSFYGRTRFDFPDGITAVVGPNGCGKSNIGDAISWVLGEQRASSLRSDRMEDVIFNGSEGRRPLGMAEVSLHFKNILLAGNDRSRGNGNGRTNGRGGGNGHAAGNGHDADPVRAPDSIPVPEPVAASGPAAAPPAAADFQVPIPVATKGEGGPAGLLVTGIEEIPEDVVVTRRIYRSGESEYILNGARCRLKDIMDLLAKTDIGSRLYSTIEQGKIDQVLAARPKDRRAMFEEAAGILGYKGKRRQAEVKLEAAHANLLRINDIVVEVEKQIQTLRRQAGKARRYQRLVESLRAKRLDLAQRRLVALDADRDATAAAIEALRAEEAAVASGLAAGEADLERLRLQLEEGEASARRRREEIHAFDLEIDRIQERVRSGREQGRELEARLAEVEGELTSLATRLSEREARLAAVVAELAALESSQRQGTAANQADDADDGERARHIVSLEAGLEAARARLLGEIETMAAATRRRAMLEEQARLARASLEKAGRETGDLRAARQRLDAQVATLERESEAGSDRARAAASAHDASLGTDREAAARLAAAEGRAEELKGRAAVMAERLAALDELERQRAGFSEGVGDLLGGAGGVAARGVVGDRLDVPRGLEKAIEATLGDLLEGVVVDGDDAAARGIGYLRTSARGRVSFVAEEVGPSSAEETGGPGEAARQPGVIGRLADRIAGAPPGPIARILSRTLLVEDLDRALDLRRSHPAFAYVTPQGDIVRLDGAITGGDGRALQHWLLARRAEREDIARQISGVEAARATAEADLIGLREERAGAALRLEAAAACVQEGSRAAFENDLRMQQARAELDRIDRTLPLLLGEQARLERELQSGGSEAERLAAVLEASEATRRATEEAIQAAAATLAASRADLDRARRESAEARAAHLAGEARLGAGLREREGLEESLRDLQATLARRAAERDEWRLRSAQIREQEGALETQCQAALTARAGATARDESAHAGLAYERSLVHAREQAVKEGRAAHGTVRERQQERELHLARIDADREHLERSCRDELATTVEALRLAPPPQDDGVPLEEREAEVQRIRTEIETSGPVNLMAVEQQTDLEERFAFLTAQKADLEQAIASLRETIRTINREARDRFKDAFEAIQGHFQVCFTTLFGGGKAELRLSEDEEDVLEAGVEVVAQPPGKRLQKIALLSGGEKALTAVALLVSLFRYRPSPFCILDEVDAPLDEANVERFTRLLQELRTDTQFILITHNRKSMEAADLLYGVTMEEPGVSKILPLRFE